attctatttacagCTTCAAAAAGGAGGATAAAGTACTTAGGAATCAATTTATCCTATGAAGTGCAAGTACCCTTAGAATTACAAAATACtgcagaaagaaattaaagagacactcttgaataaatggaaagatatcccatcttcatggattggaagacaatTTTATTAATATGGCAATAGTCCCCAAATTTATATGCACATTTGTTGTGACCCTTATcaaactccaactttttttttgtagaaatggacaagctgattctaaaattcataaggAATTTTAAGGGACtaggaacaaagttggaggacacATACTTTCTGATGTCAAAACTCACTGCAATGCTATGGTAGTCAAATGTGTGATACTGGCATGAAGAAAGACATGCAGATCAATGGtatagaattgagagtccagaaataaacccatacatctaTGGTCCATTGATTTTTGAATTATGCCAACACCATTGAATGGAGAAATAGTCTTTTCAAGAAGTAATGATTGGACAAATAGATAGACACATGAGAATGAATGATTTGGGCCTCTactttacaccatacacaaaatttaaCACAAAATGGATCAAAACCCAAGCAAgggataaaactataaaattctttatatagGTGTACTTCTTTGTGACCTGGGGTTTGGTAACAGATTATTAGACATGTCACCAAAAACATGAGTAACAAAAGAGAAAGTGATAAACTGGACTTAGATTAAAACCTGTATATCAAAGAACACTATCAAAAAGGTGAAGACAACCCATACAATGTGaaaaaattttgcaaatcattaaatatataagggacttttatctaaaatatatacacatcttaCAACTCAGTACTAAAATTACAAACCAAGTAAAAAATAGGTAAAGGATTTgttagtcatttctccaaagaagttatcCAAAACACTAATAagtacatgagaagatgctcaacattagggaaatgcaaatacaaGTTACTATTATTTTGATCACCCCTAAATCACCCTACTAGTAtgtctataataaaaaaattcagataatGACGTGTTGGTACAACATGGGGAAATTGGAATGTTCATACATTGCAGGTGAGAATACAAAATGCtgaagccactttggaaaactggaagttcttcaaaaagttaaacatataatTACTATGTAATTCAGTATTTCCACTGTTAGATATATaaccagaagaaatgaaaacatacatgtacacaaaaacttgtacatgaatgttcacagcagcattattcataattgacaaaacatggaaaatattctaatattcaTCAACAATGTAGTGTAtcaatgaaatatattatttttcagccataaaaagaaatgaagtaatgaTACATTCAACTTGAATGACCTGAaaaattattctaagtgaaagaagccagacacaaaaggacacatgttgcatcattccatttatatgaagtgtccagaataggcaaacaCATAAAGACAGAATGTAAATTAACAGTTGCTAGGGACCAATGGTGGGGCCAACTGGGGGGAATGGACAAAGACTGCTAATtggtattttgtttcttattttggtGATGAAAATATTATGGAATTATATAGTAGATAGTGATAGTGGTTGTGCAACAccgtgaatatactaaaaagcaCTAAATTGTACACCTCCAAATGGCTAAAGTAGTGACTTTGTTATGTTTAtctcagtgaaaaaaaattttaatgttttagtgAACAtcgcaatagaaaaaaatcaagcattataatatttcattaactATATTTTTGGAGATATAACAAACTACAATAATCtttgaagataatttttattaagataaaTCCAATAAAATCTTGTGAATACACATATAATCAGAATTGCCCTgctgaaataaacatttatatttcttttaaaaatggaattaatttttttccccaagctaATATCAAAGTTACATTTGGGAAAGATAATTCTAACTCTGGGCACTGCATGAAAATAGTCCACCTTCTTTATAAAAGCAACCTAGAGAAACAAAAGAATGTTGGAGGAAATTCTTTTGGGATCTCTCCACTTTGTGAAATTATCACATATAGGagtaaaatcaaaattcaaagatTTAATACATAACTTACAAAAAAGGGTATTCACTGACAAAGCTGAAAGCCTGTTTTTCTATATATTCCACTATTATAATCACAAAAATCTATAGATAAAGGTTTCATGTTAGAAACTTTGTGACTAATAATCAGTATGAAGAGGTTTTGAAATTAAATTGATACTAAAGAAAAgttgtgtttaaaaatattcGATAAAAATATTCATCTCTATTAACATTACAACATGGGGGTACATATTACTAAATTACGAAAACGTAAAGGGCAGTTTTAAACAATACCCTGAgacacttcctttttttcatcttcttttttgaCCTCTTCTTTGTCagctatttcttttccaatttcagccttgttttcatcttcctttccatttcctccatccttctcatcttctttttcattttcttcctcttttccatcttctttttctttttcatcttccttctcattttcactttcatcctcttttccatctccatcttttttttcatctcctttctcttttctatcctctccctttttttcatattctcctttatattttccatcttcagtttttttgccatcttctcctttcccctttccattttcattttctttttcatctcctctctctttttcatcctcttcctctttttcatctcctttcctttttccgtCTTCATCCTCTTTTTCATCTCCtgtctcctttttgtctttttcctcttttccatcttccttctcttttctaccttcatcttctttttcatctttgtcctCCTTTCtatcttctcccttctcttctttcttgttttgatcttctccatctcctttctcatctttttcatcttcttttccttctgctgccactgcttctttcttttctcctctctcttctttggtATCTTcaactgtttcttcttttatttcctctatcTCTTTTTCTGGAGCTGGTTCCTATGTGTgtagagaaaaaaacaagcttATGTTTGTAGATTTGGAACCATTTCCCCCATATATTTAGAAAGGATTATGTCTATcttatggaaagaaaaataacttcatcTATAAGAAAGTAATTTGTTTGTGGATAAGGCCTCTTACATCACATCATAAGGAACATTATAAGGAATAGGATTAATTAAAATTTCccacacaaacacgcacacatATTTGGAACAACACATTCAGGAAAACTTATTcatataaataattttcattacaaatacaaggaaacagaataaatacagaaaaatgacatATTGTGTATCAGCAATTCTCAATGAGTGCCATGCATATAAACAAAATCTATTCCttgaagaaataatacattttatttctataacagTGAGATTTAGGTTTACTTTGTAAAAAGTCACTTGAGAAGTCTTTTACCAGATATCATAAGATTACTTACAAAAGATCTTCCCTCTATGCACAGGTTTGGTTTATAGATTTGACAATAAAtcccattttcattgttttactaTAATACTAAAAATGTGGTATGCTAAATATGTAAAGCAACCCCTATTGGAAGCATATACATAATGATTTATTGTATAATCTGAAGAGGGAAAAGGAATCATATGATCTGGGAAAGGGATTTACAAATAGCCTATGTGCTGACAAAAGGAATAGAAGATTGGTCTGTTTTTAATAATATAGTCATTATATTATTAATTAGTCATGATCACTGGCATTGTTCTATTAATGTCAATGCTAGCCCACTGCTCCCACTACCCACATCTGtaaattctcatattttaaattcattttctttcttttcctcttagatACCATTATACCATATACTAtaaactgaatgtttatgtcccccaaaattcatatgatgAAACCTAATTCTcattgtgatggtatttggaagcAGGGGCTATGGGAAGTGATGACGGTTGAGCCCTCATGAAAGGGAttgatgtccttataaaagaggccctAGAGAGCCATTACAGTCTTTCTATCATGtcaggacacagtgagaagactgCCATCCATAAACCAGGAAGCAGGTCCTCATCACAAACCAAAATGCTGGACCTCAGATTTTCCAACCTCctaaactgtaagaaataaacttctgttgtttataaaccaccCATTCTGTGGTATTTTGCTACAGCAATCTGAACAAAGACACTAGAAAGCTATACTCATTTAATGtttctcaacttttatttttttttatttatttatttatttttttgtctttttgctatttctggggccgctcctgcggcatatggagattcccaggctaggggttgaatcggagctgtagccaccagcctatgccagagccacagcaacgtgggatccgagccgcgtctgcaacctacaccacagctcacggcaacgccagatccttaacccactgagcaagggcagggaccgaacccgcaacctcatggttcctagtcggattcgttaaccactgcgccacgatgggaactccgtttctCAACTTTTAAACTGTAATACAAACAAGATTTCTTTCAGTTGCAaccattgttcattttttaaatggacaaatcTGTTAATATTGTAAGATACCTCTATAATTTTGGCTTCTCCATTTTCAGCAGTTTCATCGTTGTATTCTTCTTTAACAACTTCCTTCTTGGTTTCAACTGTTGCTCTAGCACTTGTATCTGTGTTTTTTTCTATCATATCATTTTTTGACTTCATTTTCTGTCcagaaacacaaaataataaaataataaatacatgattTAACTGGTGTGTTGATTAAATGGCCCGTTATTTCATCAGCTGTTGTAATAATTTGTGGACAAGCTTTAAAGTATCCATATAAACttaatataaacaatattatCACCTGATACTTTCAGGGTTATTATAAGCCTGAAATggcattaaaatgaataatattcctctgatgtaaatcaaagaaattttcttttagatGAGAAGCAACAAGTTAGAATGCTGGCCATTCACTACTTAGGGCCAACTGTCAGCATTGGGTTAGACTTTGATAAATTAATTCTCTGGCTAGATGGGACCAGTTTATCCCCTCATGTCAAATAATTagcaataggttttttttttttttttttgtctttttgccattttttgggccactccagcggcatatggaggttcccaggctaggggtcgaatcggagctgtagcctccagcctacgccagagccacagcaacgtggaatccgagccacgtctgcaacctacaccacagctcacggcaacgccggatcgttaacccactgaacaagggcagggatcgaacccgcaacctcatggtttctagtcagattcattaaccactgcgccatgacgggaactccagcaacaggGTTTTTAGTTGCAGAAACTTCATTGGTAATATTTAAGGGAAATACTATGTTAGAGAGAATATGAAGTTCCATATATTTGAAAGAGATTATCTGGGGACATTAATCATTTAATCTTGGGGAGTACAAGTTTTAGAATGACTTGAATAATGATTTCTTTACCAAGAAAGCTCTTTGCCTAAGTGTGTATATAGTAGAAAGAACACTGGATTAAGGGGCTAACAAACATGTGTTTAAATCTGGATCTTTTTTTTACTTGATGTGATCTTGAGCAAAAGCAGAAATCTCTTTGTgcttattatttcatatttaaaagagAGTAATACCACCTACCTCATAGGgatattttaaggagaaaatgataaaaatatatgggAAATTACTTTAGAAACTGTAAAATGCAATACAGATATGTTATTATTCTCTTAACACATAAGAAACTGAGAGCCAAGTAGGGTAAAATGTTCTGGTCCATGATTTTATATTATCTGTTTTATTCTAgtactgtcttttatttttaaaggaaataaagtgtTTACTATTTTAATAACTTACAAATTGAGTACTTCATTTTATAGTGACCTTGAAATGCTAGAGACAAACTGAAAAGAAACTTTCACTTCCTTTGTCTACTATTACTTAATATTCCTTTGTCTACTATTACCTTTGTCTACTATTACACTATGATtaccggagttcccatagtggcgcagtggttaacgaatccaactaggaaccatgaggttgcgggttcggcccctgcccttgcttagtgggttaacgatctggcgttaccatgagctgtggtgtaggttgcagacgcgactcggatcttgcgttgctgtggctctggcgtaggccggcggctacagctctgatttgacccctagcctgggaaactccatatgccactggaacggcccaagaaatggcaaaaagaccaaaaaaaaaaaaaaaaaaaagcactacgATTACCAAAACTTCACTTGCCATAGTTTTAACAATATTGTTTAATCAATAACTTCAAAACAATTTATGAAAATGACTGTAATTTAGTTTCTTCAACTACAAGATGATGGGATGATGATCTCTAATGCTCCTTCTAGCTTTAACCTTTTATGATGTTAAGAATTCAACGTATTCTTAAAACATCAGTCATACTTCAATaaggcagttttaaaaatatatatattcacatatatttacatataaataaataaataaatatgaagggTAAAAAGTGAACTTAACATTGAGACTATTTGTATTTCTAATGTCTTTAACCACATCAGAGCATAGAAGCCTATATGAAATCAATcacatacatttgaaaataatgtatatgaaagCACTTTGCAAGCTGTAAAGTATTATCAAATGTTAGTTACTATTATTACCACAAAGCATCACTTTGGTTATAGA
Above is a genomic segment from Sus scrofa isolate TJ Tabasco breed Duroc chromosome X, Sscrofa11.1, whole genome shotgun sequence containing:
- the HMGN5 gene encoding high mobility group nucleosome-binding domain-containing protein 5, which encodes MPKRKAAGQGDMKQEPKRRSARLSALPVPTTLELKFKRTSTPRKMKSKNDMIEKNTDTSARATVETKKEVVKEEYNDETAENGEAKIIEEPAPEKEIEEIKEETVEDTKEERGEKKEAVAAEGKEDEKDEKGDGEDQNKKEEKGEDRKEDKDEKEDEGRKEKEDGKEEKDKKETGDEKEDEDGKRKGDEKEEEDEKERGDEKENENGKGKGEDGKKTEDGKYKGEYEKKGEDRKEKGDEKKDGDGKEDESENEKEDEKEKEDGKEEENEKEDEKDGGNGKEDENKAEIGKEIADKEEVKKEDEKKEVSQGIV